One genomic region from Tachysurus fulvidraco isolate hzauxx_2018 chromosome 14, HZAU_PFXX_2.0, whole genome shotgun sequence encodes:
- the adora1b gene encoding adenosine receptor A1b isoform X1 yields MHAAQALYMGMEVLIAVSSVIGNVMVIWAVKINRSLRDTTFWFIVSLAVADIAVGALVIPLAITISIGFQTHFYSCLLVACTVLVLTQSSILALLAIAIDRYLRVKIPTSYKRVVTSRRVGLAVVACWAVAFIVGMIPMLGWNNLQQQNGSLSSNVIITCQFENVISMEYMVYFNFFSWVLPPLLLMLGIYTEIFYMIHKQLNKKVSMSHTDPNKYYDKELKLAKSLALVLFLFAVSWLPLHILNCITLFCPTCEKPILLIYIAILLTHGNSAVNPIIYAFRIKKFRTAFQRIWKHYFCCKDTPPIEIQMSERIDKDNYSHALPPVLPVQHNNI; encoded by the exons ATGCATGCAGCTCAAGCCCTTTACATGGGCATGGAGGTGTTGATCGCCGTGTCCTCGGTGATTGGGAACGTGATGGTGATTTGGGCGGTTAAGATAAACAGGTCACTGAGAGACACAACTTTCTGGTTCATCGTGTCCCTGGCTGTGGCCGACATCGCAGTTGGAGCTCTTGTCATCCCGCTCGCCATCACCATCAGTATCGGGTTCCAGACTCACTTTTACAGCTGTTTGCTGGTGGCATGCACAGTGCTGGTGCTCACTCAGAGCTCCATCCTCGCCCTGCTCGCCATCGCAATTGACCGATACCTCAGAGTAAAGATCCCGACCAG TTACAAACGAGTGGTCACTTCAAGACGAGTGGGATTAGCGGTAGTAGCATGCTGGGCAGTAGCCTTCATAGTGGGCATGATTCCTATGCTCGGCTGGAACAACCTCCAGCAACAAAATGGCTCGCTTAGCAGTAACGTCATCATCACCTGCCAGTTTGAGAACGTCATCAGTATGGAATACATGGTTTACTTCAATTTTTTCAGCTGGGTGCTGCCACCACTCCTCCTCATGCTTGGCATCTACACAGAGATCTTCTACATGATTCACAAGCAGTTGAACAAGAAGGTGAGCATGAGCCACACCGACCCGAACAAGTACTACGACAAAGAACTGAAACTGGCAAAGTCACTCGCTCTTGTCCTCTTTCTGTTTGCTGTCAGTTGGCTTCCACTTCATATCTTGAACTGCATCACGCTCTTCTGCCCTACGTGTGAGAAGCCCATCCTGCTCATCTACATCGCCATCTTGCTCACTCACGGCAACTCGGCAGTGAACCCTATCATCTATGCTTTCCGCATTAAAAAGTTTCGCACTGCGTTCCAAAGAATCTGGAAGCATTATTTCTGCTGTAAGGACACTCCTCCCATCGAAATACAAATGAGTGAACGAATAGATAAGGATAATTACAGTCATGCTCTTCCGCCTGTGTTACCGGTGCAACacaacaacatttaa
- the dclre1b gene encoding 5' exonuclease Apollo isoform X1 codes for MNGKVIPYTPMAVDCWQLRKCSHVRLFFLSHMHSDHTSGLTSTWSHRPIYCSPLTAKLLTLKLQVNEKWIRPLEVGEPHMLPLDDIGKEKLTVTLIDANHCPGAVMFFFEGYFGAILYTGDFRYTPSMLREPCLRNNTTIDVLYLDNTNCDPTRSIPTRQRACQQMKEIIRSHPNYTVVIGMYALGKESLIVELALEFKTWVEVDVERLQTLRLQELPDVFSTEPGSGRFRVVAQSEITACNLLAWNKEHPTIAILPTSRPVVSCHPNVHVVPYSDHSSYQELEDFVSALRPLSLVPIVGSCMPNFSHFCRRKKRHEVMIPESVQHYMRSKPNNQPFTFRRNIHHHSLHTVVQGVVFESPGKNPSLSSHNADEDSDAVEADFDFELDENSDCILLDMSTDLVHDVNTQHPKSLIRIMSEDETTIDSLPLDETDSPVSLKGSTSLYNNSTSRATAFPCDRVTAVTHNQSPRKKSPEMGNINSRVMCSSMDSISLHDSSCVITLAALTPSETHPDSSEAFDTVDREKAEQWLLNNFTIPEEELTCQYGVVRGLHEVYPLTPINMPNAEGDLFEAAIQRFKSK; via the exons ATGAATGGGAAAGTTATTCCATACACCCCTATGGCTGTGGACTGCTGGCAGCTCAGAAAGTGCAGCCACGTCCGGCTTTTCTtcctctcacacatgcactcagatcacacatctgGACTCACATCCACCTGGAGCCACCGGCCCATATACTGCTCTCCTCTCACCGCAAAGCTCCTCACACTCAAACTACAG GTGAATGAGAAATGGATCCGGCCTCTGGAGGTTGGGGAGCCACACATGTTGCCCCTGGATGACATTGGGAAGGAAAAATTGACTGTTACGCTTATTGATGCCAACCATTGTCCTGGggctgttatgttttttttcgaGGGCTACTTTGGTGCTATTCTTTACACTG gTGACTTTCGGTACACTCCATCAATGCTTCGTGAGCCGTGTCTCAGGAACAATACTACTATCGATGTGCTTTATTTGGACAACACTAACTGTGACCCAACACGTTCAATTCCCACTCGCCAGCGAGCCTGTCAGCAGATGAAGGAGATTATAAGAAGCCACCCAAACTACACCGTGGTCATCG GCATGTATGCACTAGGAAAAGAGTCTCTGATTGTAGAGTTGGCACTGGAGTTTAAGACCTGGGTGGAGGTAGATGTGGAGCGTCTGCAGACACTACGGTTGCAGGAGCTGCCTGATGTGTTCAGCACAGAGCCCGGCTCGGGGCGTTTCCGTGTCGTTGCTCAATCCGAGATCACTGCGTGCAATCTTTTGGCCTGGAATAAGGAGCATCCTACCATCGCCATACTGCCCACCAGCCGCCCAGTGGTCTCCTGTCACCCTAATGTCCACGTCGTGCCCTACTCAGACCATTCCTCCTACCAGGAGTTGGAGGACTTTGTTTCAGCTTTGcgtcctctctctctggtgCCAATTGTGGGCAGCTGTATGCCGaacttctctcatttctgccGACGCAAGAAGCGACACGAGGTGATGATACCCGAATCAGTACAGCACTACATGAGGTCAAAGCCTAATAATCAGCCGTTTACTTTCAGAAGAAACATTCATCATCATTCTTTGCACACAGTAGTTCAAGGGGTTGTGTTCGAGTCACCTGGAAAAAATCCCAGCCTCAGTAGCCATAATGCTGATGAAGATTCAGATGCTGTGGAGGCAGACTTTGATTTCGAACTAGATGAAAACTCTGACTGCATTCTGTTAGACATGAGCACAGACCTTGTGCATGATGTTAATACTCAACACCCTAAGAGTTTGATTCGGATCATGTCAGAGGATGAAACCACGATTGACAGTCTCCCTCTAGATGAGACCGATTCCCCCGTTTCTCTTAAAGGATCAACGTCACTTTATAATAATAGCACCAGCAGAGCCACAGCTTTTCCCTGTGACAGAGTCACTGCTGTGACCCACAACCAAAGTCCCAGGAAGAAGAGCCCTGAAATGGGAAACATTAACTCCAGAGTGATGTGCTCATCAATGGACAGCATTAGTCTTCACGACAGCAGTTGTGTAATTACTTTAGCAGCTTTAACACCATCTGAAACACATCCTGATTCATCAGAAGCATTCGATACAGTCGACAGAGAGAAAGCCGAGCAATGGCTTCTCAACAACTTCACTATTCCAGAGGAAGAACTCACATGTCAATACGGAGTCGTTCGAGGCCTACACGAGGTGTATCCACTCACGCCAATCAATATGCCAAACGCTGAGGGTGATCTATTTGAGGCTGCAATACAGAGATTCAAATCCAAATAG
- the adora1b gene encoding adenosine receptor A1b isoform X2: MHAAQALYMGMEVLIAVSSVIGNVMVIWAVKINRSLRDTTFWFIVSLAVADIAVGALVIPLAITISIGFQTHFYSCLLVACTVLVLTQSSILALLAIAIDRYLRVKIPTSYKRVVTSRRVGLAVVACWAVAFIVGMIPMLGWNNLQQQNGSLSSNVIITCQFENVISMEYMVYFNFFSWVLPPLLLMLGIYTEIFYMIHKQLNKKLASTSYLELHHALLPYV; this comes from the exons ATGCATGCAGCTCAAGCCCTTTACATGGGCATGGAGGTGTTGATCGCCGTGTCCTCGGTGATTGGGAACGTGATGGTGATTTGGGCGGTTAAGATAAACAGGTCACTGAGAGACACAACTTTCTGGTTCATCGTGTCCCTGGCTGTGGCCGACATCGCAGTTGGAGCTCTTGTCATCCCGCTCGCCATCACCATCAGTATCGGGTTCCAGACTCACTTTTACAGCTGTTTGCTGGTGGCATGCACAGTGCTGGTGCTCACTCAGAGCTCCATCCTCGCCCTGCTCGCCATCGCAATTGACCGATACCTCAGAGTAAAGATCCCGACCAG TTACAAACGAGTGGTCACTTCAAGACGAGTGGGATTAGCGGTAGTAGCATGCTGGGCAGTAGCCTTCATAGTGGGCATGATTCCTATGCTCGGCTGGAACAACCTCCAGCAACAAAATGGCTCGCTTAGCAGTAACGTCATCATCACCTGCCAGTTTGAGAACGTCATCAGTATGGAATACATGGTTTACTTCAATTTTTTCAGCTGGGTGCTGCCACCACTCCTCCTCATGCTTGGCATCTACACAGAGATCTTCTACATGATTCACAAGCAGTTGAACAAGAAG TTGGCTTCCACTTCATATCTTGAACTGCATCACGCTCTTCTGCCCTACGTGTGA
- the dclre1b gene encoding 5' exonuclease Apollo isoform X2 — MLPLDDIGKEKLTVTLIDANHCPGAVMFFFEGYFGAILYTGDFRYTPSMLREPCLRNNTTIDVLYLDNTNCDPTRSIPTRQRACQQMKEIIRSHPNYTVVIGMYALGKESLIVELALEFKTWVEVDVERLQTLRLQELPDVFSTEPGSGRFRVVAQSEITACNLLAWNKEHPTIAILPTSRPVVSCHPNVHVVPYSDHSSYQELEDFVSALRPLSLVPIVGSCMPNFSHFCRRKKRHEVMIPESVQHYMRSKPNNQPFTFRRNIHHHSLHTVVQGVVFESPGKNPSLSSHNADEDSDAVEADFDFELDENSDCILLDMSTDLVHDVNTQHPKSLIRIMSEDETTIDSLPLDETDSPVSLKGSTSLYNNSTSRATAFPCDRVTAVTHNQSPRKKSPEMGNINSRVMCSSMDSISLHDSSCVITLAALTPSETHPDSSEAFDTVDREKAEQWLLNNFTIPEEELTCQYGVVRGLHEVYPLTPINMPNAEGDLFEAAIQRFKSK; from the exons ATGTTGCCCCTGGATGACATTGGGAAGGAAAAATTGACTGTTACGCTTATTGATGCCAACCATTGTCCTGGggctgttatgttttttttcgaGGGCTACTTTGGTGCTATTCTTTACACTG gTGACTTTCGGTACACTCCATCAATGCTTCGTGAGCCGTGTCTCAGGAACAATACTACTATCGATGTGCTTTATTTGGACAACACTAACTGTGACCCAACACGTTCAATTCCCACTCGCCAGCGAGCCTGTCAGCAGATGAAGGAGATTATAAGAAGCCACCCAAACTACACCGTGGTCATCG GCATGTATGCACTAGGAAAAGAGTCTCTGATTGTAGAGTTGGCACTGGAGTTTAAGACCTGGGTGGAGGTAGATGTGGAGCGTCTGCAGACACTACGGTTGCAGGAGCTGCCTGATGTGTTCAGCACAGAGCCCGGCTCGGGGCGTTTCCGTGTCGTTGCTCAATCCGAGATCACTGCGTGCAATCTTTTGGCCTGGAATAAGGAGCATCCTACCATCGCCATACTGCCCACCAGCCGCCCAGTGGTCTCCTGTCACCCTAATGTCCACGTCGTGCCCTACTCAGACCATTCCTCCTACCAGGAGTTGGAGGACTTTGTTTCAGCTTTGcgtcctctctctctggtgCCAATTGTGGGCAGCTGTATGCCGaacttctctcatttctgccGACGCAAGAAGCGACACGAGGTGATGATACCCGAATCAGTACAGCACTACATGAGGTCAAAGCCTAATAATCAGCCGTTTACTTTCAGAAGAAACATTCATCATCATTCTTTGCACACAGTAGTTCAAGGGGTTGTGTTCGAGTCACCTGGAAAAAATCCCAGCCTCAGTAGCCATAATGCTGATGAAGATTCAGATGCTGTGGAGGCAGACTTTGATTTCGAACTAGATGAAAACTCTGACTGCATTCTGTTAGACATGAGCACAGACCTTGTGCATGATGTTAATACTCAACACCCTAAGAGTTTGATTCGGATCATGTCAGAGGATGAAACCACGATTGACAGTCTCCCTCTAGATGAGACCGATTCCCCCGTTTCTCTTAAAGGATCAACGTCACTTTATAATAATAGCACCAGCAGAGCCACAGCTTTTCCCTGTGACAGAGTCACTGCTGTGACCCACAACCAAAGTCCCAGGAAGAAGAGCCCTGAAATGGGAAACATTAACTCCAGAGTGATGTGCTCATCAATGGACAGCATTAGTCTTCACGACAGCAGTTGTGTAATTACTTTAGCAGCTTTAACACCATCTGAAACACATCCTGATTCATCAGAAGCATTCGATACAGTCGACAGAGAGAAAGCCGAGCAATGGCTTCTCAACAACTTCACTATTCCAGAGGAAGAACTCACATGTCAATACGGAGTCGTTCGAGGCCTACACGAGGTGTATCCACTCACGCCAATCAATATGCCAAACGCTGAGGGTGATCTATTTGAGGCTGCAATACAGAGATTCAAATCCAAATAG